The proteins below are encoded in one region of Patescibacteria group bacterium:
- the hpt gene encoding hypoxanthine phosphoribosyltransferase: MSNIQVLATERQIRQAVRRIAREVSRRYQEESILLVGVLTGAFVFMADLARELYRMGMTDVEIEFIDISSYSGTESGQIRFDRDLTVPISGRHVVIVEDIIDTGATLAFLLKLLEVREPASLIVVALFNKVTRRVETLPSERIITGIDLPNKFVVGYGLDRNGKFRHLPFVGIVAS; this comes from the coding sequence GTGTCCAACATTCAAGTCCTAGCTACCGAGAGGCAAATCAGGCAAGCCGTGAGAAGGATTGCTCGAGAAGTCTCTCGGCGGTACCAGGAGGAGTCGATTCTTCTGGTTGGAGTTCTCACCGGCGCTTTCGTTTTCATGGCGGATCTGGCGAGGGAGCTCTACCGTATGGGGATGACAGATGTCGAAATCGAGTTCATCGACATATCTTCGTATAGTGGTACGGAGTCTGGGCAGATCCGTTTCGATCGTGACCTGACCGTTCCCATCAGCGGTCGGCATGTGGTGATTGTGGAGGATATCATCGATACCGGGGCAACGCTGGCGTTCCTGTTGAAGCTCCTCGAAGTCAGGGAACCAGCCAGTTTGATTGTAGTTGCCCTGTTCAACAAGGTCACCCGGCGGGTTGAAACCCTCCCGTCAGAACGGATCATAACGGGAATTGACCTGCCTAACAAGTTCGTGGTCGGCTACGGTCTTGACCGTAACGGAAAGTTTCGGCATCTCCCTTTTGTGGGGATTGTCGCAAGTTGA